From the Leptospira sp. WS60.C2 genome, one window contains:
- a CDS encoding PilZ domain-containing protein: MESERRLPRISPGDFSEFEVHLDLEGITLFGKLGNISEEGLCFLGEDDLLGDEIEAQVLGSIVWAKGTKRLFFEGTIMWAQTSKIKNVIYHIAGIQFLERINLTDSMLARSLEIK, from the coding sequence ATGGAAAGTGAACGTAGGCTTCCAAGAATTTCCCCTGGTGATTTTTCCGAATTCGAAGTCCATTTGGATCTTGAAGGAATCACTTTATTTGGCAAATTGGGAAATATTTCCGAAGAAGGTCTATGTTTTTTAGGGGAAGATGATTTGCTTGGGGATGAGATCGAAGCCCAAGTTTTAGGAAGTATCGTCTGGGCAAAAGGCACCAAACGTTTGTTTTTTGAGGGAACCATTATGTGGGCTCAAACTTCCAAAATTAAAAATGTTATTTATCACATCGCTGGAATTCAATTTTTAGAAAGAATCAATTTAACCGATTCAATGCTTGCAAGAAGTTTGGAGATCAAATGA
- a CDS encoding MBOAT family protein has product MIFSDFEYFVFFLFVFFTVWYLFPSIISNQSKETRILHVFLLVSSYFFYMSWDYRFGALILLSTAIDFYVGLKLSSETREKVRYYLLLFSLITNLVFILGFFKYYNFVVTSINSVTGGLLGEEFLPVLKIILPAGISFFTFQSLSYTIDVYRKEIPAETDFIRFALFVSFFPQLVAGPIVTARTFMPQLYSPKRLEDIEFRVAIRFFMLGYFKKAVLSDMVAPTIDTIYANPGEHHAYALLIAAALGGIQVYLDFSGYSDMAIGSAMLLGYKLPTNFNLPFIATSVSGFWRRWHMTLNSWLRDYIYIPMGGSRVTSVRRKFNLWFTMFVSGVWHGAQWTFVFWGSLNGFFYVLEEIWKEWFPEKKESSFRSSHLVRIPLWIIQNLLNNSIFFLGAVFFRSHTWENAWIHLKGIFLFQGGNLRPYMWKDFLWIIGFLFIGHLVGYFLFEKGKGKRIPASFEFAMYPILFLVLNLATPENSVPFIYFQF; this is encoded by the coding sequence TTGATCTTTTCCGATTTTGAATACTTTGTCTTCTTTTTATTTGTTTTTTTTACCGTCTGGTATTTATTCCCATCCATCATTTCGAATCAATCTAAAGAAACTCGGATCTTGCATGTTTTCCTACTTGTGAGTAGTTATTTTTTCTACATGTCTTGGGACTATCGTTTTGGGGCATTGATTTTATTATCTACCGCGATTGATTTTTATGTGGGACTAAAACTTTCAAGTGAGACAAGAGAGAAGGTTCGTTATTATTTATTGCTGTTTAGTTTGATTACAAACTTAGTTTTTATTTTAGGTTTTTTCAAATATTATAATTTTGTTGTGACTTCCATAAACTCTGTCACAGGTGGTTTGTTAGGTGAAGAGTTTTTGCCGGTTCTCAAAATTATTTTGCCGGCGGGGATTTCGTTTTTCACCTTTCAATCTTTATCCTACACCATCGATGTGTACAGAAAAGAAATTCCAGCAGAGACCGATTTCATTCGGTTTGCACTCTTTGTCAGTTTTTTCCCGCAACTTGTAGCAGGTCCTATTGTCACCGCTCGAACCTTTATGCCCCAATTGTACAGTCCAAAACGTTTGGAAGACATTGAGTTTCGAGTTGCAATTCGCTTTTTTATGTTAGGTTATTTTAAGAAGGCAGTTTTGTCAGATATGGTGGCACCAACGATTGACACCATTTATGCAAATCCTGGCGAACATCATGCCTACGCCCTTCTCATTGCGGCCGCTCTCGGTGGGATCCAGGTGTATTTGGATTTTAGTGGTTATTCTGATATGGCCATTGGAAGTGCCATGTTACTTGGTTATAAACTTCCGACCAATTTTAATCTTCCCTTCATTGCTACATCTGTCTCTGGTTTCTGGAGGCGATGGCACATGACACTCAATTCTTGGTTACGAGATTATATTTATATTCCAATGGGTGGAAGTCGTGTGACTTCTGTTCGCCGAAAGTTCAATTTGTGGTTTACCATGTTTGTAAGTGGTGTATGGCATGGTGCCCAATGGACTTTTGTGTTTTGGGGTTCCTTGAATGGCTTTTTTTACGTATTGGAAGAGATTTGGAAGGAGTGGTTTCCTGAGAAAAAAGAATCTTCATTTCGTTCTTCCCATTTAGTTCGCATTCCTCTCTGGATCATTCAAAATTTACTGAACAATTCGATTTTCTTTTTGGGAGCTGTTTTTTTCCGATCGCACACTTGGGAAAATGCTTGGATCCATCTCAAAGGGATTTTCCTTTTTCAGGGAGGAAATTTACGACCCTACATGTGGAAAGATTTTCTCTGGATCATCGGTTTTCTTTTTATAGGCCATTTAGTGGGTTATTTTCTTTTTGAAAAGGGAAAAGGGAAACGGATTCCCGCTAGTTTTGAATTTGCCATGTATCCGATTCTATTTCTTGTCTTAAATTTAGCTACACCAGAAAATTCTGTTCCTTTCATCTACTTTCAATTCTGA
- a CDS encoding DUF3332 family protein → MKKILKTTLIGLLSFGLLSNCFGKFGLTKAIYSFNGSIQIGTGKVAGFFRSLLMLFPISIAYYVGGILDVLIFNLIEFWTDRNPIAMAEYDFDGKLVKEYTENGQTITLTYTEWGKVLRMDAPTAKGVESVYFLKDKPEKAYRLINGKYVEIQQVSGPILPPMSAKHI, encoded by the coding sequence ATGAAAAAAATACTAAAAACAACTCTTATCGGGTTATTGTCCTTCGGTCTTCTTTCCAATTGTTTTGGAAAATTTGGTCTTACAAAAGCCATTTACTCTTTCAATGGAAGCATTCAAATCGGGACTGGAAAAGTAGCCGGTTTTTTTCGATCCTTACTCATGCTTTTTCCAATTTCCATCGCGTACTACGTTGGAGGTATTTTAGATGTTCTCATTTTCAACTTAATTGAATTCTGGACTGACAGAAACCCAATCGCTATGGCTGAATATGATTTCGATGGAAAACTAGTAAAAGAATACACTGAGAATGGACAAACCATCACTCTCACTTACACAGAATGGGGAAAAGTATTACGTATGGATGCACCTACTGCGAAAGGTGTTGAGTCCGTTTACTTCTTAAAAGACAAACCTGAAAAAGCATACCGTCTCATCAATGGAAAGTATGTGGAAATCCAACAAGTGAGTGGACCCATCCTTCCTCCTATGAGTGCAAAACACATCTAA
- a CDS encoding single-stranded DNA-binding protein, which translates to MKNLSYIILDGNLTSDPEEKTITGGKTVASFTVAVNHSQNNPDAKEKDDVSFFDVEAWEKLGENCVEYLKKGSKVTVMGNLKQNRWKTPDGENKSKVKVTASTVRFDSMRKKEEKVA; encoded by the coding sequence ATGAAAAATCTATCGTATATCATTTTGGATGGGAATTTAACTTCAGATCCAGAAGAGAAAACCATTACGGGGGGAAAGACAGTTGCTTCATTTACTGTTGCTGTCAATCACTCACAAAACAACCCCGACGCAAAAGAAAAGGACGACGTGTCTTTTTTTGATGTAGAAGCTTGGGAAAAATTAGGAGAAAACTGTGTAGAGTATTTAAAGAAAGGGAGTAAGGTCACTGTCATGGGCAATTTAAAACAGAACCGATGGAAAACACCCGATGGTGAAAACAAATCCAAAGTAAAAGTGACGGCAAGCACTGTACGCTTCGATAGCATGCGAAAAAAAGAGGAAAAAGTCGCGTAA
- a CDS encoding PAS domain S-box protein, whose amino-acid sequence MNLYVGLPDSEILQLLTSISRELVCLHESDGTYLYVSPNAKSIIGYEPEELLGKNPYDFFHPDDRRLIFERSHQPILKGEEKINPTFRFQHKNGSYLWLQSDNRLIVHPTSGKNYIHTSSRDISEKIESEANLALSERKFKTLFRDSPIGLVLTSKQGFIDEVNESFAKFLGYEIFELLGKHFSDISSEGELEENLRYRDSVQKGMIDHYAIEKQYIHKAGHLVWAYVTVTVLRDDSGHPIYYLAQIIDIDERKKTERLLLENNEHLKATKNSLLIQNKQLQSYNQIISHHLRAPVSNLRSLIDLLKLTKSEEERIELQNHLEAVTESLETTLSELITTLKIQSLEHYHPEWISIRDTFAKVEKLMEGELLKKKVQIELNVIDKETVYVSKDYLETIFLQLLSNSLLFSEPSRTLRIVIESFSIGNETTISFSDNGTGIDLSRYGDQIFQMKKTFHRQMSGKGLGLFLMKYTMESLGGRVEVKSKPGEGATFFLYFPNQGNNL is encoded by the coding sequence TTGAATTTATATGTGGGACTTCCTGATTCCGAAATATTGCAGTTATTAACCTCGATTAGTCGTGAATTGGTATGTTTGCACGAAAGTGATGGAACGTATCTCTATGTCAGTCCCAATGCCAAATCGATCATTGGTTATGAACCAGAAGAACTGCTTGGGAAAAATCCATATGATTTTTTTCATCCAGATGATAGACGTTTGATTTTTGAAAGGTCACACCAACCCATTTTAAAAGGGGAGGAAAAAATCAATCCAACGTTTCGCTTCCAACATAAAAACGGGTCCTATCTTTGGTTACAATCTGACAATCGACTCATTGTCCACCCTACTTCTGGTAAAAACTACATTCACACTTCTTCCCGCGATATTTCTGAAAAAATAGAATCAGAAGCAAATCTTGCACTCTCGGAACGAAAATTTAAAACCTTATTTCGTGATTCACCCATTGGACTTGTGCTTACAAGTAAACAAGGTTTTATCGATGAAGTAAACGAATCATTTGCAAAATTTTTAGGATATGAGATTTTTGAACTTCTCGGAAAACATTTTTCAGACATCAGTTCCGAAGGAGAGCTAGAAGAAAATCTTAGATACAGAGACTCTGTTCAAAAGGGCATGATTGATCATTATGCCATCGAAAAACAATATATCCACAAAGCAGGTCATTTGGTTTGGGCGTATGTCACAGTCACAGTGTTACGCGATGATTCAGGTCATCCGATTTACTATTTAGCGCAAATCATCGATATCGATGAGAGAAAAAAAACAGAAAGACTGCTTTTAGAAAACAACGAACACTTAAAGGCCACTAAAAATTCTCTTCTCATCCAAAACAAACAACTTCAATCCTACAACCAAATCATCTCACATCATCTTCGCGCGCCAGTTAGCAACCTTCGCAGTTTAATTGATTTGTTAAAGCTCACAAAATCAGAAGAAGAGAGAATCGAACTTCAAAATCATTTGGAAGCGGTAACGGAAAGTTTAGAGACAACACTTTCGGAACTCATCACGACATTAAAAATCCAAAGTTTGGAACATTACCATCCCGAATGGATTTCGATACGAGACACGTTTGCAAAAGTAGAGAAACTCATGGAAGGAGAACTTCTGAAAAAAAAGGTCCAGATCGAACTGAATGTAATAGATAAGGAAACAGTTTATGTTTCCAAAGACTATTTAGAAACGATCTTTTTGCAGCTTCTTAGCAATTCGTTACTTTTTTCCGAACCGTCTCGAACGTTACGAATCGTAATCGAATCCTTTTCGATAGGAAATGAGACCACAATTTCCTTTTCGGACAATGGAACCGGGATCGATTTATCGCGATACGGGGACCAAATTTTTCAGATGAAAAAGACTTTTCATCGTCAGATGAGTGGAAAGGGTCTTGGTTTGTTTTTGATGAAATACACAATGGAATCATTGGGCGGGCGAGTGGAAGTCAAATCGAAACCAGGGGAAGGAGCCACCTTCTTTCTGTACTTTCCTAACCAGGGTAACAATCTATGA
- a CDS encoding response regulator, translating to MTPRICIIDDDKIYQFTTKKIISNAGITGEVLVFSDAENALFFFQEQSQNVSKLPDIIFLDINMPFMDGWQFLEAIEPIHKQFPKPIQIYLVSSSVDEADTERAAKIPYVSGYIFKPFTKEKLLDSLAHLQS from the coding sequence ATGACCCCTAGAATTTGCATCATTGATGATGATAAAATCTACCAATTCACGACGAAAAAAATCATCTCGAATGCAGGAATTACGGGAGAGGTTTTGGTATTTTCCGATGCCGAAAATGCACTGTTTTTTTTCCAAGAGCAGTCCCAAAACGTTTCCAAACTTCCAGACATCATCTTTTTGGATATCAACATGCCCTTTATGGATGGATGGCAATTTCTAGAAGCAATCGAGCCCATCCACAAACAATTTCCCAAACCAATTCAGATTTATTTGGTGAGTTCTTCCGTTGATGAAGCGGATACAGAAAGGGCCGCGAAAATTCCTTATGTCTCTGGTTACATTTTTAAACCGTTCACCAAAGAAAAACTATTAGATTCTTTGGCTCATTTGCAATCTTAG
- a CDS encoding FMN-binding glutamate synthase family protein produces MTNQILHWIETNPISATGLGIFLFFLLVFLRDITQKKHTIQRNFPIVGRLRYFLEMIGPELRQYWVANDKEERPFDRTERSWIYATAKGQNNNFGFGTTEIQYEPGYPIIKHRAFPFPESKAYIHNGDPSCIPCLKVIGPHRKFPYRPYSIINISAMSFGSLGKNAVLALNKGARDSGAYHNTGEGGLSHYHMEGADIVWQIGTGYFGARDHSGKFNIDVLKEKVGKNACVKMIEIKLSQGAKPGKGGILPAKKVNAEIAAIRHVEPGKDCISPNAHSEFTNVKELVSFIERIAEATGLPVGIKSAVGEIEFWQELAEEMKRTSHGPDFITIDGGEGGTGAAPLTYADHVSLPFKIGFQRVYTLFQKEGLSEKIVWIGSGKLGFPDRAVVAIAMGCDLINIAREAMLSIGCIQAQKCHTDHCPAGVATQNWWLQRGVDPTLKGKRAAKYIQGFRKELLSLAHSCGYEHPGQFTGQDIEISMGMNRYQPLEGLLGYKRDVVNFTKLQDYTVFPKRQA; encoded by the coding sequence ATGACGAATCAAATCTTGCATTGGATCGAAACAAATCCTATCTCTGCCACTGGACTTGGAATCTTTCTATTTTTTCTTCTCGTTTTCCTTCGAGACATCACGCAAAAAAAACACACCATTCAGAGAAATTTTCCCATCGTCGGAAGGCTTCGTTATTTTTTAGAAATGATCGGACCCGAACTCAGACAATACTGGGTTGCTAACGACAAAGAAGAAAGGCCCTTTGATCGAACGGAACGAAGCTGGATCTATGCTACTGCCAAAGGACAAAACAATAATTTTGGTTTTGGAACCACAGAAATCCAATACGAACCTGGATATCCCATCATCAAACATAGAGCATTTCCATTTCCGGAATCAAAAGCATACATTCATAACGGCGATCCAAGTTGTATCCCTTGTCTGAAAGTGATAGGCCCTCATCGAAAATTTCCCTATCGTCCCTATTCTATCATCAATATCTCAGCGATGTCCTTTGGCTCACTTGGAAAAAATGCAGTGCTTGCCTTAAACAAAGGTGCACGAGACTCAGGTGCCTACCATAACACTGGTGAGGGGGGGCTCAGTCACTACCATATGGAAGGTGCTGATATCGTTTGGCAAATTGGGACAGGTTATTTTGGTGCGAGAGACCATTCAGGAAAATTCAACATCGATGTGTTAAAAGAAAAAGTTGGGAAAAACGCCTGTGTCAAAATGATTGAGATCAAACTCTCTCAGGGCGCCAAACCTGGTAAAGGTGGAATTTTACCCGCAAAAAAAGTAAACGCCGAGATTGCAGCGATTCGACACGTGGAACCAGGAAAGGATTGTATATCACCGAACGCCCACAGTGAATTTACGAATGTCAAAGAACTCGTATCTTTCATTGAAAGAATCGCGGAAGCAACTGGTTTACCAGTTGGGATCAAAAGTGCAGTCGGTGAAATCGAATTTTGGCAAGAGTTAGCAGAGGAAATGAAACGGACCTCCCATGGACCAGACTTTATCACAATCGATGGAGGGGAAGGTGGAACAGGTGCTGCACCACTTACCTATGCCGACCATGTTTCCCTTCCATTTAAAATTGGATTCCAAAGAGTGTACACTTTGTTCCAAAAAGAAGGTTTATCTGAAAAGATTGTTTGGATTGGATCTGGTAAATTAGGTTTTCCAGACCGTGCTGTTGTTGCAATTGCCATGGGTTGTGATTTGATCAACATAGCACGAGAGGCGATGTTATCGATCGGATGCATTCAAGCACAAAAATGCCACACTGACCACTGCCCTGCAGGGGTTGCCACTCAGAATTGGTGGTTACAAAGAGGTGTGGATCCAACGCTAAAAGGCAAACGAGCGGCAAAATACATCCAAGGATTTCGAAAGGAACTCCTTAGTTTGGCACATTCTTGCGGGTATGAACACCCAGGTCAGTTCACAGGCCAAGACATTGAAATCAGCATGGGAATGAACCGATACCAACCATTAGAAGGTTTGTTAGGTTATAAACGTGATGTTGTAAATTTTACAAAACTTCAGGACTATACAGTTTTTCCAAAACGACAAGCCTAA
- a CDS encoding adenylate/guanylate cyclase domain-containing protein, producing the protein MKKLILFSFLFLISCLSEERNTIKEAKNGMIDLTNHSFQSEPYVALFGEWKFYWNTAPTNIKETETDLLYQLPNHWNGFPMEYGKLPGFGHASFRLHITLPDDLQETMALTVHEQDTSYAIYIDGKYYGGSGIPSNHTNEFVPMVKSTIVVLPKSKNITIDLYVANYVHRKGGIWNDIILSSYTKAESRLTKHKINETILCAIFAFVGIFFLVMYFYNRDGRQTLGIFLFSLAVLFRTMSTGERIILEFINMPYWLLLRIEYVSWYWSAPLLYHYFYTIFPNDFSKKVGDSFYLLSGLLTLGLLLPPVYFTETASIYPIAFVLNGLLILFYLFRAFQRSRMEAKPLLAGIALILVGATNDVLHAEAVIHTTYIAPSTVVIFVFLQVFTFGRIVRQNILKTLAFAEEQKQFSNSFSRFVPTEFLYHLGKDDIRQVDLGDQVQKRMTVLFADIRSFTEFSETLTPKENFDFLNSYLQRVGPIIRHNNGFIDKFIGDAVMALFPYNINDAVKAAVEMQEAIRIYNGHRANCGYIPIEVGIGIHTGNLTLGILGEHKRMEGTVISDAVNLASRIEGITKLFSSRIVISAETFIEASDSLGFHYRLLDRVSIKGKAESVFVVEVLDGYEPEKANRLIASNDEYTLALDAYRREDFEEAMMAFSALLDKNPDDSVTSLFLERCKEALDRSKLESGTS; encoded by the coding sequence ATGAAAAAACTCATTTTATTCTCTTTTTTATTTCTCATTAGTTGTTTATCCGAAGAAAGGAATACAATCAAAGAAGCAAAAAATGGAATGATTGATTTAACCAATCATTCCTTCCAATCAGAGCCATATGTTGCTCTTTTTGGAGAGTGGAAATTTTATTGGAATACTGCTCCTACAAACATCAAGGAAACTGAAACCGATTTACTTTATCAACTTCCCAATCACTGGAATGGATTCCCAATGGAATACGGAAAACTTCCTGGGTTTGGACACGCGAGTTTTCGTTTGCATATCACCTTACCAGATGACTTGCAAGAAACAATGGCATTAACGGTGCATGAACAAGACACTTCTTATGCGATCTACATTGATGGAAAATACTATGGTGGTTCAGGGATTCCTTCCAATCATACAAACGAATTTGTACCGATGGTCAAATCCACAATCGTTGTTTTACCTAAAAGTAAAAACATAACCATTGATCTTTATGTTGCTAACTATGTGCACAGAAAAGGTGGGATTTGGAATGATATCATATTATCTTCTTACACAAAAGCAGAAAGTCGACTCACCAAACATAAGATTAATGAAACAATTTTATGCGCTATTTTTGCCTTCGTGGGAATTTTCTTTTTGGTTATGTACTTTTACAACCGAGATGGAAGGCAAACGCTTGGTATCTTTTTATTTTCTCTTGCGGTTTTGTTTAGAACCATGTCTACGGGAGAAAGAATTATATTAGAATTTATCAATATGCCCTATTGGCTCCTGCTTCGTATCGAGTATGTTTCTTGGTATTGGTCAGCACCCCTACTCTATCACTATTTTTACACCATATTCCCCAATGATTTTTCTAAAAAAGTCGGGGACTCTTTTTATCTACTCTCTGGTTTGTTGACTTTAGGTCTTCTCTTACCGCCTGTTTATTTTACTGAGACCGCGTCCATATACCCGATCGCATTTGTATTAAATGGATTATTAATCTTATTCTATCTTTTTCGAGCCTTTCAAAGAAGTAGAATGGAAGCAAAACCTTTGTTAGCCGGCATTGCGCTAATCTTAGTCGGAGCAACAAACGACGTATTACACGCAGAAGCAGTGATCCACACAACATACATTGCTCCCTCTACTGTTGTGATCTTTGTTTTTTTACAGGTTTTTACCTTTGGTAGAATCGTCAGACAAAACATTCTCAAAACTCTTGCCTTTGCAGAAGAACAAAAACAATTCAGCAATTCATTCAGCCGCTTTGTCCCGACGGAATTTTTATATCATTTGGGCAAAGACGATATTCGGCAAGTGGATCTAGGAGACCAAGTACAGAAAAGAATGACTGTACTGTTTGCCGACATTCGATCGTTTACAGAATTTTCGGAAACTCTCACTCCCAAAGAAAACTTTGATTTTTTAAATAGTTACTTACAACGGGTGGGTCCGATCATCCGTCACAATAATGGTTTTATCGATAAATTCATCGGTGATGCTGTCATGGCTCTATTTCCATATAACATAAATGATGCGGTAAAAGCTGCGGTGGAAATGCAGGAGGCAATTCGAATTTACAACGGACATCGTGCCAATTGTGGTTACATTCCAATTGAAGTTGGAATTGGTATCCATACAGGTAACCTGACATTAGGAATTTTAGGGGAACACAAACGCATGGAAGGAACAGTGATTTCAGATGCGGTTAACTTGGCATCAAGGATTGAAGGAATCACCAAACTATTCTCTTCCCGAATTGTCATCAGTGCAGAAACGTTTATTGAAGCGTCTGACAGTTTAGGATTTCATTATCGATTGCTCGACCGTGTATCAATCAAAGGGAAAGCAGAATCCGTATTTGTTGTCGAAGTATTAGATGGATATGAACCAGAAAAAGCAAATCGACTCATCGCCTCCAATGATGAATATACGCTTGCTTTGGATGCATATAGAAGAGAAGATTTTGAGGAAGCGATGATGGCTTTCTCTGCATTGTTGGACAAAAATCCAGATGATTCCGTAACAAGTTTGTTTTTAGAACGATGCAAAGAAGCACTCGATCGATCGAAATTAGAATCTGGCACGAGTTAA
- the eat gene encoding ethanolamine permease, whose amino-acid sequence MNDHPKLHKVLHSVHLWGMAVGLVISGDYFGWNFGWANANFWEFGFAILWIALFYVLFALCFTELAASIPQAGGPSTYAKRALGDSFGFFTGYLVLVEFLLAPPAIASALGGYIHFLFPIIPSFYAGIGMFLLLLLINLTGIKQTARFELFVTIIAVIGLLLYLSLLFPKISFHDIPNYAGLESVSFLSIFTSIPFAIWFFLAVEGVALAAEEVKNPEKDIPKGYIAGIFTLLCLAGMIYVTTASAVNPKEIATIEYPLSYVLHSMYGTESLWPILFTFIGLFGLVASLFGIILGNSRLLYAMSKEGYLPHYLSKLTKGSVVPQNAVITGGVLGIFCMVFLDTAELITISALGACGMYLLCLISYIVLRKKEPNLDRPYKAPVYPLLPVLTILLGMFAFGAFCYAEPMLTICVFVLGIILGIGYKWKQTKGLLS is encoded by the coding sequence ATGAACGATCACCCAAAATTGCATAAAGTCCTTCATTCGGTTCACTTATGGGGTATGGCTGTTGGTCTAGTGATTTCCGGGGATTATTTTGGATGGAATTTTGGATGGGCCAATGCTAACTTTTGGGAGTTTGGCTTCGCCATCCTTTGGATTGCTCTTTTTTATGTTCTGTTTGCCTTATGTTTTACGGAACTTGCTGCAAGCATTCCTCAGGCTGGTGGTCCCTCCACTTATGCAAAACGAGCCCTCGGTGATTCTTTTGGTTTTTTTACCGGTTATCTTGTGTTAGTTGAGTTTTTACTCGCTCCTCCTGCAATCGCTTCTGCCCTTGGCGGATACATTCATTTTTTGTTTCCCATCATTCCTTCGTTTTATGCCGGTATAGGCATGTTTTTGTTGTTACTTCTCATCAATTTAACGGGAATCAAACAAACAGCACGATTTGAATTGTTTGTTACTATTATCGCTGTAATTGGATTACTTCTTTATCTATCACTTTTGTTTCCAAAAATTTCATTCCATGATATTCCAAACTATGCCGGTTTGGAGTCGGTTTCCTTTTTGTCCATTTTTACATCGATTCCATTTGCGATATGGTTTTTTTTAGCAGTGGAAGGTGTTGCCTTAGCAGCAGAAGAGGTCAAAAATCCAGAAAAAGACATTCCTAAAGGTTACATCGCAGGAATTTTCACATTACTTTGTTTGGCGGGAATGATTTACGTTACCACAGCCTCTGCGGTGAATCCAAAAGAAATTGCCACTATTGAATATCCATTATCTTATGTTTTACATTCGATGTATGGAACCGAATCCCTTTGGCCGATTCTTTTTACATTTATTGGATTGTTTGGACTCGTTGCTTCTCTATTTGGCATCATCTTAGGAAACTCACGTCTATTATATGCGATGAGTAAAGAAGGCTATTTACCACACTATTTGTCTAAGCTGACAAAAGGTTCTGTTGTTCCGCAAAATGCAGTGATTACAGGTGGAGTCCTTGGGATATTTTGTATGGTATTTTTGGATACGGCAGAACTCATCACGATCTCCGCATTAGGTGCTTGTGGAATGTATTTATTGTGTTTGATTTCCTACATTGTCTTAAGAAAAAAGGAACCAAATTTAGATCGACCATACAAAGCTCCTGTTTATCCGCTATTACCTGTCCTTACAATTCTTTTGGGAATGTTTGCTTTTGGTGCTTTTTGTTATGCAGAACCAATGTTAACCATTTGTGTATTTGTTTTGGGAATCATTTTGGGAATTGGATATAAATGGAAGCAAACAAAAGGTCTCCTAAGTTAA
- a CDS encoding Ig-like domain-containing protein → MKKRLIGKLKSEQIQKKSFLLSKFTKGICILLFPLLSFQNCFFNPIVASFLNSNTEEKQGAGFLEGGLLLGLSGIGSSISLTGVIRNGLGEAQTNKVWTVVSSDSNSAELGLTTSGTTDNTGRFFIIVGTGATTIKVTDLGEDLVTFTLQVGTFGMFQATNVDPPEYEIGSLIPYDPSNKPVFFELVSTTPENNSTTYGSGPNLVLTFSDPLTVWEFSQLLTIVNNNVIVSPSTLTFGSTSIDSNVMTIMTNISAFDTWYTIQIGPGITSATGIPVTPTSFRFFSQEFPP, encoded by the coding sequence ATGAAGAAGAGATTGATTGGAAAACTAAAATCAGAACAGATTCAAAAGAAATCTTTTTTATTGTCCAAATTCACAAAAGGAATTTGTATTCTTTTGTTTCCTTTGCTTAGTTTCCAAAACTGTTTTTTCAATCCCATTGTGGCTTCTTTTCTAAATTCCAACACGGAAGAAAAACAAGGTGCAGGATTTTTGGAAGGTGGACTCTTACTTGGTCTCTCTGGCATTGGTTCATCTATTTCCCTCACGGGAGTGATTCGGAATGGTCTAGGCGAAGCCCAAACGAACAAAGTATGGACGGTTGTCTCTTCCGATTCCAATAGTGCAGAACTTGGCCTAACAACTTCTGGAACAACAGACAATACAGGTCGATTTTTCATCATCGTAGGCACAGGTGCCACCACCATCAAAGTGACTGATTTGGGGGAAGACTTAGTCACCTTCACCTTGCAAGTTGGTACGTTTGGAATGTTTCAAGCTACCAATGTAGATCCACCAGAATACGAAATTGGTAGCCTCATTCCCTATGACCCTTCCAACAAACCAGTGTTTTTCGAATTGGTCAGCACTACACCAGAGAATAATTCGACGACGTATGGTTCAGGTCCTAATTTGGTTCTGACTTTTTCTGATCCACTAACAGTCTGGGAATTCAGCCAACTTTTAACTATCGTAAATAATAATGTCATTGTATCCCCATCTACTTTAACATTTGGCTCTACTTCGATTGATTCTAATGTAATGACAATTATGACGAATATTTCTGCTTTCGATACTTGGTATACCATACAAATTGGACCAGGGATTACTTCGGCGACAGGAATACCTGTAACACCTACATCTTTTCGTTTTTTCTCTCAAGAATTCCCCCCATAA